In Primulina eburnea isolate SZY01 chromosome 3, ASM2296580v1, whole genome shotgun sequence, one DNA window encodes the following:
- the LOC140825168 gene encoding puromycin-sensitive aminopeptidase-like isoform X4, whose protein sequence is METPKEIFLKDYKQPDYFFDTVDLKFTLGEEKTIVFSKIDVYSKVEGCSPPLVLDGVDLKLISLKMDGKELKEDDFHIDSRHLTIKSPPVGKFILEIVTEIYPEKNTSLEGLYKSSGNFCTQCEAEGFRKITFYQDRPDIMAKYTCRIEADKSLYPVLLSNGNLIEQGDMEGNMHYVIWEDPFVKPCYLFALVAGQLESRDDTFMTRSGRKVLLRIWTPVQDLPKTVHAMYSLKASMKWDEDVFGLEYDLDLFNIVAVPDFNMGAMENKSLNIFNSKLVLASPETATDGDYAAILGVIGHEYFHNWTGNRVTCRDWFQLSLKEGLTVFRDQEFSSDMGSRTVQRIADVSTLRTYQFPQDAGPMAHPVRPHSYIKMDNFYTVTVYEKGAEVVRMYKTLLGSSGFRKGMDLYFERHDGHAVTCEDFFAAMRDANGADFSNFLLWYSQAGTPRLKVASSYNTQSKTYSLKFSQEVPPTPGQPVKEPMFIPVALGLLGSDGKDMPLSSVYHEGKLESLTENGQAVHTTVLRVTKKEVEFEFNDIPERPIPSLLRGYSAPIRLDSDITDDDLYFLLANDSDEFNRWEAGQVLARKLMLGLVSDFQNDKPLVLNNQFLHGIKCILRDLSLDKEFIAKAITLPGEGEIMDLMDVADPDAVHIVRTFIRKQIASELKEELLHTVKENRSSEQYEFNHTDMARRALKNTALAYLGALEDVETTDLVLNEYRNSTNMTDEIAALVALDRKPGNIRDEALTDFYNKWQNDFLVVNKWLAIQASSNVPGNVENVRKLLDHPAFDMRNPNKVYALVGGFCGCPVNFHAKDGSGYKFVGEMVVQLDKLNPQVASRMVSALSRWKRYDETRQTLAKEQLEMILAANGLSENVFEIASKSLNA, encoded by the exons ATGGAGACACCGAAAGAGATCTTTTTAAAGGACTATAAGCAACCTGATTACTTCTTTGACACA GTTGATCTGAAGTTTACCCTTGGTGAGGAAAAAACTATCGTGTTTTCCAAAATTGATGTATATTCAAAAGTTGAAG GTTGTTCTCCACCTCTAGTCTTGGATGGGGTAGACTTGAAACTGATTTCACTTAAGATGGATGGCAAGGAACTGAAG GAGGATGATTTTCACATAGACTCACGCCACCTGACTATCAAATCACCTCCAGTTGGTAAATTTATATTGGAAATTGTCACTGAAATCTATCCGGAGAAGAACACAAGTTTAGAG GGGCTTTACAAGTCCTCTGGAAATTTTTGCACACAATGTGAAGCAGAGGGTTTTCGGAAAATTACATTTTATCAA GATCGTCCTGATATCATGGCAAAATACACTTGCCGTATTGAAGCTGACAAGTCATTATACCCTGTATTGTTGTCTAACGGAAATCTTATAGAGCAAGGAGACATGGAG GGGAACATGCATTACGTGATATGGGAGGATCCTTTTGTGAAACCATGCTATCTATTTGCTTTAGTTGCTGGACAGTTGGAGAGCAGAGATGACACTTTTATGACACGTTCAGGTCGAAAGGTCTTACTTAGAATCTGGACCCCTGTGCAAGATCTGCCAAAGACAGTTCATGCCATGTACTCTTTGAAAGCTTCAATGAAGTGGGATGAAGAT GTATTCGGGCTAGAGTATGACCTGGATCTGTTTAATATTGTAGCTGTTCCAGATTTTAACAT GGGAGCCATGGAAAACAAGAGTTTGAAT ATTTTTAATTCCAAACTTGTCCTTGCATCTCCTGAAACTGCTACAGACGGAGATTATGCTGCAATTTTGGGAGTCATTGGCCATGAG TATTTTCACAACTGGACAGGAAACAG AGTGACATGCCGGGATTGGTTCCAGCTTAGCTTGAAGGAAGGCCTCACTGTTTTCCGGGATCAG GAATTTTCATCTGACATGGGCAGTCGTACAGTACAACGGATAGCTGACGTTTCAACACTTAGAACTTATCAATTTCCTCAG GATGCTGGTCCGATGGCTCATCCTGTGCGACCTCACTCTTATATTAAG ATGGATAACTTTTACACTG TAACG GTGTATGAAAAG GGAGCTGAAGTGGTCAGAATGTACAAAACATTGTTGGGTAGTTCAGGATTTCGGAAG GGCATGGATTTATATTTTGAGAGGCATGATGGGCATGCCGTGACATGTGAAGACTTCTTTGCTGCCATGAGAGATGCGAATGGTGCTGATTTTTCCAATTTCTTGCTCTG GTACTCCCAAGCTGGGACTCCTCGTCTGAAGGTTGCTTCTAGCTATAATACCCAATCCAAAACTTATTCTCTCAAGTTTAG CCAGGAGGTTCCCCCAACTCCAGGACAACCAGTTAAAGAGCCAATGTTTATTCCTGTAGCATTGGGTCTTCTTGGCTCTGATGGCAAGGACATGCCTTTATCCTCAGTATACCATGAAGGAAAGTTGGAGAGTCTCACTGAAAATGGCCAAGCTGTCCACACGACAGTGCTCAGAGTGACTAAG AAAGAGGTAGAATTTGAGTTCAACGACATCCCAGAGCGACCCATACCATCTTTATTAAGGGGTTATAGTGCTCCTATTCGACTGGATTCTGATATCACTGATGATGATCTTTATTTCCTCCTCGCCAATGATTCTGACGAATTCAATCG TTGGGAGGCTGGGCAGGTGTTGGCAAGAAAATTGATGCTTGGCCTCGTATCTGATTTTCAGAACGACAAGCCTTTGGTTTTAAATAATCAGTTTCTGCACGGAATCAAATGCATACTTCGTGATTTAAGCTTGGATAAG GAATTTATTGCCAAGGCAATTACTCTGCCTGGTGAAGGGGAAATAATGGACTTGATGGACGTTGCTGACCCTGATGCTGTTCATATAGTTAGGACTTTCATCAGAAAGCAGATTGCGTCTGAATTGAAAGAAGAGTTGCTCCATACG GTGAAAGAAAACCGGAGTTCTGAGCAATATGAATTTAACCATACAGATATGGCAAGGCGTGCTCTCAAAAATACTGCCCTCG CATATCTTGGTGCACTTGAAGATGTAGAAACAACTGATCTTGTCTTGAACGAATATAGAAATTCCACGAATATGACCGATGAAATTGCGGCCTTGGTAGCTCTTGATCGAAAACCTGGTAATATTCGGGATGAGGCTTTGACTGATTTCTACAATAAGTGGCAGAACGATTTCTTG GTGGTAAACAAGTGGCTTGCGATTCAAGCTTCGTCGAATGTCCCTGGGAACGTTGAAAATGTACGGAAACTCCTAGACCATCCCGCCTTTGACATGCGCAATCCAAACAAG GTGTACGCACTTGTTGGAGGATTCTGTGGATGTCCAGTCAACTTCCATGCCAAAGATGGATCGGGCTACAAGTTTGTAGGCGAAATGGTGGTTCAGCTCGACAAGCTGAATCCTCAG GTGGCTTCACGAATGGTATCTGCCTTATCTAGATGGAAGCGATACGACGAAACTCGTCAAACTCTTGCGAAG GAGCAACTCGAAATGATTCTGGCAGCAAACGGGCTATCGGAGAACGTGTTTGAGATCGCGTCGAAGAGCTTGAATGCTTGA